In one Methylocaldum szegediense genomic region, the following are encoded:
- the accB gene encoding acetyl-CoA carboxylase biotin carboxyl carrier protein yields MDIRKIKKLIEMIEESGIAEIEIREGEESVRISRYSSVAAQPVQVVPAAAPAPAVSQPTAPESVDSTADKLTGHIVRSPMVGTFYRSPSPGAKPFVEVGQRVEVGDTLCIIEAMKILNQIEADKAGVIAKVLVENAQPVEYNQPLFIIE; encoded by the coding sequence ATGGATATTAGAAAAATAAAGAAGCTCATCGAAATGATTGAAGAGTCGGGTATTGCCGAGATTGAGATTCGTGAAGGGGAGGAGTCGGTACGTATCAGCCGGTACAGCAGCGTTGCAGCGCAACCGGTGCAAGTCGTACCGGCAGCTGCGCCGGCCCCGGCAGTGTCACAGCCCACGGCACCCGAGTCGGTCGATTCGACCGCTGATAAATTGACGGGGCATATCGTGCGATCGCCCATGGTCGGCACGTTTTACCGTTCGCCATCGCCGGGAGCGAAACCGTTCGTGGAGGTCGGACAGCGGGTGGAAGTAGGCGATACGCTCTGCATTATCGAGGCGATGAAAATCTTAAATCAAATTGAGGCCGACAAGGCCGGTGTGATTGCCAAGGTGCTGGTGGAAAACGCCCAACCGGTGGAATACAACCAACCCTTGTTCATCATCGAGTAA
- the accC gene encoding acetyl-CoA carboxylase biotin carboxylase subunit — protein MLGKVLIANRGEIALRILRACRELGIKVVAVHSEADRDLKHVRLADESVCIGPAPSKESYLNVPAIISAAEVTDSVAIHPGYGFLSENADFAEKVIQSGFVFIGPRPETIRLMGDKVSAIEAMKKAGIPCLPGSDGPLSENHDENLKIARRIGFPVIIKAAGGGGGRGMRVVHSEANLPSAITLTRGEAAAAFGNDTVYMEKYLENPRHIEFQVIADSHGNVIHLGERDCSTQRRHQKVIEEAPAPGITEEQRREMGERCVKACQEIGYLGAGTFEFLYQDGQFYFIEMNTRVQVEHPVTEMVTGFDIVKEQLRIAAGETLSIRQEDVQLRGHAIECRINAEDPQSFIPSPGVIEQFHMPGGPGIRVETHIYNGYRVPPYYDSMIGKLIAHGETRSGAIARARMALQEMVIGGIKCNIPLLLDIINDTAFNAGGQNIHYLERKLGLKH, from the coding sequence ATGCTCGGTAAAGTTCTTATCGCCAATCGGGGCGAGATTGCCCTGCGTATTCTTCGTGCTTGCCGCGAACTCGGCATCAAAGTTGTGGCTGTACATTCCGAGGCCGATAGGGATCTCAAGCACGTGCGGCTGGCCGACGAGTCCGTATGTATCGGTCCGGCTCCCTCGAAAGAAAGCTATCTGAATGTTCCGGCTATCATTAGCGCGGCCGAAGTCACCGACTCGGTGGCCATCCATCCAGGCTATGGTTTTCTGTCCGAAAACGCCGATTTCGCCGAGAAGGTGATTCAAAGCGGTTTCGTTTTCATAGGCCCTCGTCCGGAAACCATACGCCTCATGGGAGACAAGGTGTCGGCCATCGAGGCGATGAAAAAAGCCGGCATCCCATGCTTGCCGGGTTCGGATGGTCCTTTGAGCGAAAATCACGACGAGAATCTAAAGATCGCCCGCCGCATCGGATTTCCGGTCATTATCAAAGCCGCAGGCGGCGGCGGCGGACGCGGCATGCGGGTGGTCCACAGCGAGGCTAATCTGCCGAGCGCTATCACGCTGACCCGCGGGGAGGCTGCGGCAGCCTTCGGTAACGATACGGTTTATATGGAGAAATACCTGGAAAATCCTCGGCATATCGAATTCCAGGTGATTGCCGACAGTCATGGGAACGTGATTCATCTGGGCGAACGCGATTGCTCCACTCAGCGCCGGCATCAGAAAGTCATCGAAGAAGCGCCCGCGCCCGGCATTACCGAGGAACAGCGCCGCGAGATGGGAGAGCGCTGCGTCAAGGCCTGTCAGGAAATTGGCTATCTCGGAGCCGGGACTTTCGAGTTTCTTTACCAGGACGGCCAGTTCTATTTCATCGAGATGAATACCCGCGTTCAAGTGGAGCATCCGGTGACGGAAATGGTGACGGGCTTCGATATCGTGAAGGAGCAGCTTCGCATCGCTGCTGGCGAGACCTTGTCGATCCGGCAGGAGGATGTTCAACTGCGGGGCCACGCCATCGAGTGTCGGATCAATGCCGAAGATCCTCAGAGTTTCATCCCTAGTCCCGGCGTAATCGAGCAGTTCCATATGCCCGGAGGCCCGGGGATCCGGGTCGAGACGCATATCTATAACGGCTATCGGGTGCCGCCCTATTACGACTCCATGATCGGCAAGCTCATCGCCCATGGCGAGACGCGCAGCGGGGCTATTGCGCGTGCCCGCATGGCGCTTCAGGAAATGGTCATCGGCGGCATCAAATGCAATATTCCGTTGTTGCTCGACATCATCAACGACACAGCCTTTAATGCCGGCGGACAGAACATCCATTATTTGGAGCGTAAGCTCGGATTGAAACATTGA
- the prmA gene encoding 50S ribosomal protein L11 methyltransferase yields MWRQLAITVDESWAEPVSDFLANLGAVAVSFEDAGDQPLFEPKPGETPVWRQTRVIGLFDADADTDQVRDAIANEFGERVLQCQLENLEDRAWERAWLDHFRPMRFGRRLWICPTGFEPPEPQAVNVVLDPGLAFGTGTHPTTALCLEWLDGQDLQGKTVIDYGCGSGILAVAALKLGAVKAYGVDIDPQALTASEENARKNGVQADLVLAYPGEMGAVRAGVLVANILANPLIELAAEISEKVLPGGRLALSGILAAQVESVRAAYVSQFDFSSPELREEWALLTGIKRRG; encoded by the coding sequence ATGTGGCGTCAGCTGGCGATTACGGTGGACGAATCCTGGGCGGAGCCGGTTTCCGATTTTCTGGCGAACCTCGGTGCCGTTGCCGTCAGCTTCGAAGATGCCGGCGACCAACCTCTGTTCGAGCCCAAACCGGGAGAAACGCCAGTTTGGCGGCAGACTAGAGTCATCGGATTGTTCGATGCGGACGCCGATACCGATCAAGTTCGGGATGCGATTGCGAACGAATTCGGCGAGCGGGTGTTGCAGTGTCAGCTCGAGAATTTGGAAGATCGCGCATGGGAACGTGCCTGGCTTGACCATTTTCGACCGATGCGCTTTGGTCGGAGACTCTGGATCTGCCCGACCGGTTTCGAGCCTCCAGAACCGCAAGCCGTCAACGTGGTGCTTGATCCGGGCCTTGCTTTCGGAACCGGCACGCATCCCACGACCGCACTTTGCCTCGAATGGTTGGACGGTCAGGATTTGCAGGGTAAGACCGTGATCGACTACGGCTGCGGTTCAGGAATTCTTGCGGTGGCTGCATTGAAGCTGGGCGCGGTGAAAGCCTACGGAGTGGACATCGATCCTCAGGCGCTCACGGCGTCGGAGGAAAACGCGCGCAAGAACGGGGTGCAGGCCGACTTGGTGCTCGCCTACCCGGGCGAGATGGGGGCTGTTCGGGCCGGGGTTCTGGTAGCTAATATCCTGGCTAACCCATTGATCGAATTGGCAGCGGAGATTAGCGAAAAGGTCCTTCCGGGCGGGCGTTTGGCGTTATCTGGGATCTTGGCGGCGCAAGTCGAAAGCGTTCGCGCGGCCTACGTTTCGCAGTTCGATTTCTCTTCCCCTGAGCTCCGCGAGGAATGGGCGCTGCTCACGGGCATAAAGCGTCGAGGTTGA
- a CDS encoding zinc-ribbon and DUF3426 domain-containing protein: MFTRCPECKTAYRISVGQLRAGRGEALCERCNIVFNALVSLGHAVKDTIPEDAPQIRPPPLGDRDAVLLPKFEPKLPEKSGSEGEELAFGAQAFEQEGKGSDAKGSEGLSSVAPETWWGLGVFGLTTLLIVQLIVFEGDRMVQSARMRPWLDMVCKTVDCQLPPYKDLRRIQIFDRALRPDSTRDDALEFQLVFANQSDLPQMLPNLKLVLTELNGTPVAERIFAPAEYLPEGETVSLMPVGKPFEIRLLLSKPSRDVGGFTFELQ; encoded by the coding sequence GTGTTTACCCGCTGCCCCGAGTGTAAAACCGCATATCGCATCAGCGTTGGTCAATTGCGTGCCGGACGTGGCGAAGCGCTATGTGAGCGTTGCAATATCGTTTTCAACGCCTTGGTGTCCCTGGGACATGCGGTGAAAGACACGATTCCTGAAGATGCACCTCAGATAAGGCCGCCACCTTTAGGAGATCGGGACGCAGTACTCCTGCCGAAGTTCGAGCCAAAGCTGCCCGAGAAATCGGGAAGTGAAGGCGAGGAATTGGCCTTTGGCGCACAGGCGTTCGAGCAGGAAGGGAAGGGGAGCGATGCGAAAGGAAGCGAGGGGCTGTCTTCGGTAGCGCCGGAGACCTGGTGGGGGTTAGGCGTCTTCGGATTGACGACTCTTTTGATCGTCCAACTAATCGTATTCGAAGGCGACAGAATGGTGCAGAGTGCCCGAATGCGTCCCTGGCTGGATATGGTCTGCAAGACCGTTGATTGTCAGTTGCCGCCTTATAAAGATTTGCGCCGAATCCAGATTTTCGATCGGGCTTTACGGCCGGACTCGACGCGCGACGATGCTTTAGAGTTCCAACTCGTATTCGCGAACCAGTCCGACCTGCCGCAGATGCTCCCCAATTTGAAGCTGGTGCTCACCGAACTTAACGGAACCCCGGTCGCGGAGAGGATATTCGCGCCTGCAGAATATCTCCCCGAAGGGGAAACCGTTTCGCTGATGCCGGTCGGCAAACCGTTCGAAATCCGCCTGCTTTTGTCTAAACCGAGTCGTGACGTAGGCGGCTTCACATTCGAGTTACAGTGA
- a CDS encoding VPLPA-CTERM sorting domain-containing protein, translating to MRLAPLYLGAALVVTSQSEAASFFLDQTNINQPPFTDGKNYLTVTTQASGDDITFTVDALNDSGGPFAGHELSNFGIQAFGFNVVDNGVSNLSSSNISNLPNGWTVDFNRRLNGFGRFDVVVSGPGNDRQDPLTFSITGINGDTPDSYHGPSSGTAGEGNAWYAAHVADFSGAGKTNGKTITSGYFGGGDGPEVAPTPVPVPGAVWLFGSAIAGLGLVSRRSRNL from the coding sequence ATGAGACTCGCACCGCTTTATTTGGGAGCGGCATTGGTTGTGACGAGCCAATCCGAGGCAGCTTCCTTTTTCCTGGATCAAACGAATATCAATCAACCGCCCTTTACCGACGGTAAGAACTATCTGACCGTGACAACCCAGGCATCGGGCGATGATATTACCTTTACTGTCGACGCGCTGAACGATTCGGGCGGGCCTTTCGCTGGTCATGAGCTGTCCAACTTCGGCATCCAGGCATTCGGATTCAATGTAGTCGACAATGGCGTATCCAACCTTTCGTCCAGCAACATCAGCAATCTGCCTAACGGCTGGACGGTCGATTTCAATCGACGGTTAAACGGTTTCGGCAGATTCGATGTGGTCGTGAGCGGACCAGGAAACGATCGCCAGGACCCGCTGACCTTCAGCATCACCGGCATTAACGGAGATACGCCCGACTCCTATCATGGACCCTCCAGTGGAACCGCTGGGGAAGGAAATGCCTGGTATGCGGCTCACGTAGCGGATTTCTCGGGTGCCGGGAAGACCAATGGCAAAACGATCACAAGCGGTTATTTCGGCGGCGGCGACGGCCCAGAAGTAGCGCCGACCCCCGTTCCGGTTCCCGGCGCGGTCTGGCTGTTCGGCTCGGCCATCGCCGGCTTAGGACTGGTCTCGAGACGATCGCGAAATCTTTAG